Genomic segment of Erythrobacter sp. BLCC-B19:
GCGCAGCTGGTGCTAAGCGGACGGATCGGCGGGGTGCGGATCAAATCGTCGACCGGGATCGGCGCGCAGGATCTGACCGAGCGATACGATGCCACCGCCCCCGGCAGCGCGCCGCGCCTGTTCAGCCAGCGCGGGCAGACGCACATGATCGCCAACGAAACCCGCATCTGGCAGCCGGTGGGCAAGGGGAGCGGACTGGGCTGGGTGCTGGGCACCAGCGTGATCGACAGCCGCAACACCCTGACCCGCGCGCTGGGCCTTGCAGGGCAGCCGCCTGCCGCCACCACCGGGGTCGAGAACACCGTGTTCGAGATCACCGGCTATGGCGAGGCGAGTTATCGCCTGCTTCCGATCCTGACCCTGGCGGCGGGCCTGCGCGCCACCACGGTCGAGCTGGGGGGCGAAGGCGAGAATGTTCCGCTCCAGATCGCGCTGGCGGGCCGTGCGGTCACTGCCACCCGGCGCGAGACCGCCTATCTCCCCTCTGCCTCGGCCCTGCTCGACGTCGGCGAGGATGGCCGCGCCTACCTGCGCTATCAGGAGGGCTTCCGGCCCGGCGGGCTGGCGGTGTCGGGCGAGTTCGTGCGGCAGTTCCGATCCGATCATGCCCGCACCATCGAACTGGGCGGCGGCTGGGGCGTGCCGGGGCGCGGGGATTTCGACCTTTCGGCCAGCCTGTCCTATACCCATTGGCGCGACATTCAGGCCGATTTCATCGACGAGCGGGGCTTGCCCACCACCGCCAATATCGGCACCGGCAGGATCTGGTCGGCCAGCTTGTCCGGCAGCGTGCGGCTTGCGCCGGGCCTGAGGCTTGAGGCCGGAGCGACGATCAACGACAGCGAAGTCGATGTCCCGGTGTTCTTCTCGCTTACCCCGCTGACGCTCACCGGGTTCAACATCCAGCCGCCGCGCGGGGCGGAAAGCGCCGCGCGCATCCTTGCCGCCCCGCGCCTCAGCCGCATCCCCAACATCGCGCGTTTTTCCGGCCGGACGGGGCTGACATGGCGGCGCGAATTCGGGAATGGCACCGCGCTCGAGGCTGACGGCTGGATCAGCTATATCGGCAAGTCGCGGCTCGGGATCGGGCCGGAACTGGGTGAATTGCAGGGCGATTATCTCGACAGCGGGATGATCCTGCGCTTCGGGCGCGACAATGCCGGGCTGACGCTGACGCTCAGCAACCTGTTCGACAGCGAAGGCAACCGCTTTGCGCTCGGCACGCCGTTCAGCACGGGGCGCGCGCAGACGACACCGCTCCAGCCGCGCACCATCCGCATCGGGTTCGACATCCGGTTCTAGAAAAAATCGCGGGCGGCCAAGGTTGGTGCGCGATGCCTCCGTCTCCTGAAGCAAAGGATCAGGAGGAAACCCCTAAATGCACCCCCGTACGCTTCTCGCCGGCACGGCCCTTGCCGCGCTGGCTCAGCCCCTTGCCGCCCAGACCGTCATCAGCACCGCGCGCACGACGCCGGTGGTGACCTCGACCGTCAATGGCGGGCAGCCCAATGACGTACGGATCGAGACGGCGGGGTCGGTCACCGTCACCAGCGGGACGGCGGTGACGGTCGACAGCAACAATTCGGTGACCAACGCGGGCAACATCACCATCAGCAATGCCGACAATGCCACCGGCATTCTGGTGACAGGCGCGCGCACGGCCAACATCACCAATTCCGGCACGATCACGATCGACGAGACCTACACCGCCACCGACAGCGATAATGACGGCGACCTTGATGGGCCTTTCGCGGTGGGCACCGGCCGCACCGCGATCCGCATCGATGGCCCGCTGACCGGCAATCTCAGCCACACCGGCACCATCGTGGTCGAAGGCAACGCCTCGGCCGGAATCCGCGCCAATGCCGCGATCACCGGCACCTTCACCCATGAAGGCAAGACCACTGTCACCGGCAACAATTCGGTCGGCGTGGCGATGGGCGACATTTCGGGCAATGTGCGCCTCGCGGGAGAGATCACCGCGCGCGGCGGCAATTCGCAGGGCGCGGTGCTCGGCGGCAATCTCGGCGGTGCGCTGCGGGTGCAGAGCACCATCACGGTCAGCGGCTATCGCACCGTGCCGGCCCCGACCGACGTTTCCAAGCTCGATGCCGACGATCTGCTGCAAGGCGGCAGTGCGCTGGTGATCGAGGGCAATGTCGCCAAGGGCATCATCTTCGAAATCGCCCCGACCGATTCGGTCGCGAGCGACAATGACGAGGACAAGGACGGGATCGAGGATGCCAAGGAAGGCACCACCCGGATCATCGCCTATGGCGCAGCCCCCGCGGTGCAGATCGGCGGCACCACCAATGACATCACCATCGGCGCGACCGAGGGCACGGCGAATAATTTCGGCATCATCATGTCGGGCATCATTCTGGGCGATGGTGTCTATGCCGGGGTCAATGGCACCGGGATGCGGATTGGCGGTCGCGGGGCGGATGTGACCATCACCAACGGGATGCAGATCAATGGCAGCATCGGCGGCGCGGCGCGCGATGGCAATGCGACCGGGCTTGAACTGGGCACGGGCACCACTCTGCCGGTGCTGAACAATGCCGGCACGCTGGTAGCCAACGTCAGCGGCACCGCGACCGGCACCGGGCGCGCGACCGCGCTGCTGATCGCCGAGGGTGCCTCGCTGCCGATCCTGCGCAACTCCAAGTCGATCAGTGCCGCCACCACCACGGCGGGCAGCGCCTTTGCGATCCGCGACCTTTCGGGCACGCTCGGACTGATCGAAAACAGCGGTGCGATTGCCGCGAGCGGGGCGGACGCGGCCTCGACCCGCAATGTCGCGATCGACCTGTCGGCACGCACCGGCGACAGCATCATCCGTCAGACCGTGGTGAGCAGCGGCAATGCCGCGCCCTCGATCACCGGAGACATCCGGTTCGGCAGCGGCTCGGATCTCCTCGAATTGCTCGACGGCGTGGCAAGCGGCACGGTTAGCTTCGGCGGCGGCACCAACCGCTTTGTCCTGAGCGGCGATGCAGCCTTCAGCGGCACGTCGGACTTTGGCGGCGGAGCGGGCACGCTTTCGCTGGCTGACACCGCGGTCTTTTCGGGCCGGTTGCTCAATGCGCAGAACGTCGGCGTGCAGCTTTCCGCCGGTACGCTGGTGCTGACGGGGACGAACAACATTGCCAGCCTCAATGTCGGTGCGACCGGGGTGATCGGCGTGACCGTGGGCGGCGCGGCCGACGTCAACACCGCGATCAATGTCAGCGGCAACGCCACCTTCGCGAGCGGATCGAAGCTGCGTATTCGCCTTGCCGATCTCACCATCACCGGCGGCACCTATTCGGTGCTGACCGCGGGCAGCCTCACAGGCGCGAGCAACCTTGCCGCCGACAGCGCGCTGGTGCCGTTCCTCTACAAGGCCACGCTGGGGGTGAGCGGGAACACCATCAACGTGGCGATCAACCGCAAGGCGACCAGCGAGCTTGGCCTCAATGTCACTGAAAGCGCGGCCTTCGATCCGCTGTTCGCTGCGCTGTCGAAGGACGCCAAGGTCGCCGACCTGTTCCTCAACATCGGCACCGCCGAGGTGTTTCAGGCCTATGTTGCGGCAACCATGCCCGATCACGCGGGCGGCAGCTTTGAAGGCCTCAGCCAGGGTCTGCGCGCCTTTGACCGGCACTTCATGGACCCCAACTCGCCCTTCGATGAAGAAGGCAAGTTCCGCATCATCGCCGATTTCGCCAACTGGAACGCCGACAAGGAGCGCGGCCAATCGGCTGACTTCGACCTTACCGGCCTCGGGTTCCGGCTGGGCGGCGAATATCTGACCAAGGCGGGCGCCTTCGGGGTGACCGGCAGCTGGCTGTGGAACAAGCACAAGTCGGGCTTCTTCGACAATTCGGTGCTGAGCGACAGCTATGAAGCCGGCGCGCATTGGCGCGGCAAGTTCGGCCCCGTCATCAGCTTTGCCCGCGTGGGTCTGGGCAAGGCCGATTTCTCGGGCAGCCGCGTGGTCGCAGGCGGCACCGGCACCAATGCCTTCAGCTACACCATCAACCGCGCCTGGAAAGGCGACTTCGTCACGGCGACTGGCGGCGTCTCGATCGAGGGCGGCGG
This window contains:
- a CDS encoding TonB-dependent receptor, yielding MRPLIPLAAIAMLAAPAALEARSVELAVPAGTVAEAAIAIARATNASIVIADPAQGARRIAPIVGRMDAGEAVHKLARASGMQAVKVGPNAWRLVAAPPRRSLLKRARPATSPSAPARAAQSEGSEETEGAPIIVTATKRDLAFGEVAAQVTLLDGDVLQRGGVGGTEKIMQRAASVSSTYLGSGRNKLFIRGIADSSFTGPTQATVGQYFGDLRLSYNAPDPDLRLSDMERVEILEGPQGTLYGAGSLGGIIRLVPRAPEPGETSLVVSGGASAIVNGEPGGDAHATMNLPLAGETATLRLNLDAATLGGYIDKPLIGQRNVNRTDILSGRAALRVDIAPDWQADVILLGQDTQAADSQYADRVSARALESSAQVTEGSRAQYGQAQLVLSGRIGGVRIKSSTGIGAQDLTERYDATAPGSAPRLFSQRGQTHMIANETRIWQPVGKGSGLGWVLGTSVIDSRNTLTRALGLAGQPPAATTGVENTVFEITGYGEASYRLLPILTLAAGLRATTVELGGEGENVPLQIALAGRAVTATRRETAYLPSASALLDVGEDGRAYLRYQEGFRPGGLAVSGEFVRQFRSDHARTIELGGGWGVPGRGDFDLSASLSYTHWRDIQADFIDERGLPTTANIGTGRIWSASLSGSVRLAPGLRLEAGATINDSEVDVPVFFSLTPLTLTGFNIQPPRGAESAARILAAPRLSRIPNIARFSGRTGLTWRREFGNGTALEADGWISYIGKSRLGIGPELGELQGDYLDSGMILRFGRDNAGLTLTLSNLFDSEGNRFALGTPFSTGRAQTTPLQPRTIRIGFDIRF
- a CDS encoding autotransporter outer membrane beta-barrel domain-containing protein, which produces MHPRTLLAGTALAALAQPLAAQTVISTARTTPVVTSTVNGGQPNDVRIETAGSVTVTSGTAVTVDSNNSVTNAGNITISNADNATGILVTGARTANITNSGTITIDETYTATDSDNDGDLDGPFAVGTGRTAIRIDGPLTGNLSHTGTIVVEGNASAGIRANAAITGTFTHEGKTTVTGNNSVGVAMGDISGNVRLAGEITARGGNSQGAVLGGNLGGALRVQSTITVSGYRTVPAPTDVSKLDADDLLQGGSALVIEGNVAKGIIFEIAPTDSVASDNDEDKDGIEDAKEGTTRIIAYGAAPAVQIGGTTNDITIGATEGTANNFGIIMSGIILGDGVYAGVNGTGMRIGGRGADVTITNGMQINGSIGGAARDGNATGLELGTGTTLPVLNNAGTLVANVSGTATGTGRATALLIAEGASLPILRNSKSISAATTTAGSAFAIRDLSGTLGLIENSGAIAASGADAASTRNVAIDLSARTGDSIIRQTVVSSGNAAPSITGDIRFGSGSDLLELLDGVASGTVSFGGGTNRFVLSGDAAFSGTSDFGGGAGTLSLADTAVFSGRLLNAQNVGVQLSAGTLVLTGTNNIASLNVGATGVIGVTVGGAADVNTAINVSGNATFASGSKLRIRLADLTITGGTYSVLTAGSLTGASNLAADSALVPFLYKATLGVSGNTINVAINRKATSELGLNVTESAAFDPLFAALSKDAKVADLFLNIGTAEVFQAYVAATMPDHAGGSFEGLSQGLRAFDRHFMDPNSPFDEEGKFRIIADFANWNADKERGQSADFDLTGLGFRLGGEYLTKAGAFGVTGSWLWNKHKSGFFDNSVLSDSYEAGAHWRGKFGPVISFARVGLGKADFSGSRVVAGGTGTNAFSYTINRAWKGDFVTATGGVSIEGGGQFFFFRPSLVVDYLRLKEDGYTETGGGNALNLTVEGRSSKEVGINGAVAVGADLWGMQARDTGWFRLEAEGGWRELLTNELGATRARYNTGNQFTLTPESRDSGWFARARALGGDGSYKIAGELGLEEQFGQIGYSLRASIRFGW